In Candidatus Desulforudis audaxviator MP104C, a genomic segment contains:
- a CDS encoding YqeG family HAD IIIA-type phosphatase — MFRLLFPDLYVPTIYDVDPEYLRRRGIRGLIFDLDNTILERGERTLPQEVLDWFDTLKAQGFKISIVSNSRSRKAEGMAKSHGIPAVFRAVKPRRGPFLKAIELMGLTRRETAVVGDQIFTDVVGGNRLGLFTILINPLPGKEFIGTTLFSRQLEKLLLPRIRNRHGFSRRPGHDRR; from the coding sequence GTGTTCCGTCTCTTGTTTCCGGACCTGTACGTACCCACAATCTATGACGTTGACCCCGAGTATCTCCGCCGGCGGGGCATCCGGGGACTTATTTTCGACCTGGACAACACCATCCTGGAGCGTGGGGAAAGAACCCTGCCGCAGGAGGTGCTGGACTGGTTTGACACACTTAAGGCTCAGGGGTTCAAGATTTCGATCGTCTCCAACAGCCGGTCCCGCAAGGCCGAGGGGATGGCGAAGTCCCACGGGATTCCGGCCGTCTTCCGGGCGGTGAAACCGCGGCGCGGGCCTTTTTTGAAAGCGATCGAACTGATGGGGCTCACCCGCCGGGAGACGGCGGTGGTGGGCGACCAGATATTTACGGATGTGGTGGGCGGAAACCGCCTGGGGCTCTTCACCATTCTGATCAATCCGTTGCCGGGCAAGGAGTTTATCGGCACCACTCTTTTCAGCCGCCAGTTGGAGAAGCTTTTGCTACCCCGCATCCGGAACCGCCACGGTTTCAGTAGGAGGCCGGGCCATGATCGACGCTAG
- the aroE gene encoding shikimate dehydrogenase has translation MIDASTRLVVLLGYPVHHSYSPAMQNAAFRAAGLNLVYLAAPVPPERLAPAVAAVAALDMPGANVTVPHKERVPAFLDEVAPEARLLGAVNTIVHRNGRLVGHNTDGTGFLRALREAGYDPRGEAVVVLGAGGAARAVAVTLALEGAKEIVVFNRTLDRAHQLAALVRERGCGGAAALGWEALEGQTPEARAAFVRAGLVVQTTSLGMSPRLEDGPPVPPEWMSANHLAYDLVYNPSDTAFLRMARKAGARTAGGAGMLLHQGAAAFELWTGRDAPLAAMKQALEACLA, from the coding sequence ATGATCGACGCTAGCACCCGGCTGGTGGTCCTACTGGGTTACCCGGTGCACCACAGCTATTCCCCCGCGATGCAGAACGCCGCCTTTCGGGCGGCGGGCCTGAATCTGGTGTACCTGGCCGCTCCGGTGCCGCCTGAACGATTGGCGCCGGCGGTGGCGGCGGTGGCAGCGCTGGACATGCCGGGGGCGAATGTGACCGTGCCGCACAAGGAACGGGTGCCGGCCTTCCTGGACGAAGTCGCCCCGGAGGCCCGGCTGCTCGGGGCCGTGAATACCATTGTGCACCGCAACGGCCGCCTGGTTGGCCACAACACCGACGGGACCGGTTTCTTGCGCGCGCTCCGGGAGGCCGGATACGACCCCCGGGGAGAAGCGGTCGTAGTCTTGGGCGCGGGGGGGGCGGCGCGCGCCGTGGCGGTCACCCTAGCCCTGGAGGGCGCGAAAGAGATCGTTGTTTTCAACCGCACGTTGGACCGCGCGCATCAGTTAGCCGCGCTGGTCCGGGAGCGGGGGTGCGGGGGGGCGGCGGCCCTGGGCTGGGAGGCGCTGGAGGGGCAAACCCCCGAAGCGCGAGCCGCCTTCGTCCGGGCGGGGCTGGTCGTGCAGACCACCTCTTTGGGGATGTCCCCGCGGCTGGAGGACGGTCCGCCCGTTCCGCCGGAATGGATGTCCGCCAATCATCTGGCGTACGACCTGGTGTACAACCCGTCGGATACCGCCTTCCTGAGGATGGCCCGGAAGGCCGGGGCCCGGACCGCCGGCGGGGCCGGGATGCTGTTGCACCAGGGTGCCGCAGCTTTCGAACTCTGGACCGGGCGGGACGCGCCGCTCGCGGCGATGAAACAGGCCCTGGAGGCCTGCCTGGCATAA
- the aroB gene encoding 3-dehydroquinate synthase, which translates to MRREVTVNLGASRSYPIFLGEGILPGLGDETRKRVTGGRVLVVTNPTVGSLWGREAERSLAEAGFAVYRAEIPDGEEYKTLDTAAHLYDRAFEAGLDRSCAVVALGGGVVGDVAGFTAATYMRGVPLVQVPTTLMAQVDSSVGGKVAVNHPRGKNIIGAFYQPVLVLADVGTLRTLPGRELRAGIAEVIKYGVISDAAFFGWLEENLERLLKGDPEALTYAVEMSCRIKARVVEADETEQGLRRVLNYGHTFGHALEALTGYRVYVHGEAVAVGMVAAAKLSVLLGLLDEESYSRIEQLVRRAGLPADIPADLSFEAALTCMERDKKAQDGRITFVLPEAVGRVGFYPDPPADMLRRLFS; encoded by the coding sequence TTGAGGCGGGAAGTGACAGTGAATCTGGGGGCGTCCCGGAGTTACCCGATATTTCTCGGTGAAGGTATTCTGCCCGGCCTGGGTGACGAAACCCGAAAGCGGGTGACCGGCGGCCGGGTGCTGGTGGTGACCAATCCCACGGTCGGGAGCCTGTGGGGACGCGAGGCCGAGCGGAGCCTCGCCGAAGCGGGATTCGCGGTGTACCGGGCCGAGATTCCGGACGGGGAAGAGTACAAGACGCTGGACACCGCGGCCCACCTGTACGACCGCGCCTTTGAGGCCGGCTTGGACCGGAGCTGCGCCGTGGTCGCCCTGGGAGGCGGCGTGGTCGGCGACGTCGCCGGTTTTACGGCCGCGACCTACATGCGCGGGGTACCCCTGGTCCAGGTGCCGACCACGCTCATGGCCCAGGTGGACAGCAGCGTGGGCGGTAAGGTGGCCGTGAATCACCCCCGGGGGAAGAACATCATCGGGGCGTTCTACCAGCCGGTGCTGGTGCTGGCCGACGTGGGCACCCTGCGCACTCTCCCCGGACGGGAACTGCGGGCTGGGATCGCGGAGGTCATCAAATACGGGGTGATCAGCGACGCCGCCTTTTTCGGCTGGCTGGAGGAAAACCTGGAACGGCTCCTGAAAGGGGATCCGGAGGCTCTGACGTATGCGGTGGAAATGTCCTGCCGGATCAAAGCCCGGGTGGTGGAGGCCGACGAAACCGAGCAGGGCTTGCGCCGGGTCCTGAACTACGGGCACACGTTCGGGCACGCCCTGGAGGCCCTGACCGGTTACCGGGTTTACGTGCACGGGGAGGCGGTGGCCGTGGGCATGGTGGCAGCGGCGAAGCTTTCCGTGCTCCTGGGACTGCTGGACGAAGAGTCGTACAGCCGTATCGAACAGCTGGTCCGGCGGGCCGGGCTGCCGGCGGACATTCCGGCGGACCTGTCCTTCGAAGCGGCATTGACCTGCATGGAGCGTGACAAGAAGGCGCAGGACGGGCGGATCACTTTCGTTCTGCCCGAAGCAGTCGGCCGGGTGGGGTTCTACCCGGACCCGCCCGCTGATATGCTGCGCCGCCTGTTTTCTTGA
- a CDS encoding GspE/PulE family protein — translation MRTETSRKLLGEILLEKRVITAEALQEALDLQKQTGERLGRVLVDLGYVSEHVLVEALAGQLGIRYVHLDGLALDPELVRSVPEKLIRRHKAVPLRRDGSRLRVAMSDPLNVTAVDDLRLVSGCEIDPVLALESELDLVIRKHLGFPDLEETAGVFDDVEVVRSEVVSLNPGEPMDDEAPVVRVVNSMIMQAIRDGASDMHVEHLEEQVRIRCRVDGLLRDLTVLPPKFRYPLVSRLKIMARLDIAEKRVPQDGRFQVRYRGREIDFRVSTMPTVFGEKVVIRILDKTRMINRVDKLGFSAANRQRLTGILRHPYGMVLITGPTGSGKTTTLYAILSELNSPALNVITIEDPVEYILPGVNQIPINPRAGLTFSRGLRSILRQDPDIIMVGEIRDAETAEIAVRAATTGHLVFSTLHTNNAVGALSRLVDIGIEPFLVASSVLGVVAQRLVRVICPRCRESYHPAPGGLERYFAGQGPDETVTLHRGMGCTHCGRTGYRGRTTIGEVLPLSAVLRQMVCARAGEGELESQAVREGFILMKDDGLEKVRRGITTVSEIMRVAYVD, via the coding sequence GTGAGAACGGAGACTTCCCGGAAACTCCTCGGGGAAATCCTGCTTGAGAAGCGGGTGATCACCGCCGAGGCCTTGCAGGAAGCCCTGGATCTTCAAAAACAAACCGGGGAGCGCCTGGGCCGGGTGCTGGTGGACCTGGGATATGTGAGCGAGCATGTCCTGGTCGAGGCGCTCGCCGGTCAACTGGGGATCCGGTACGTACACCTGGACGGCCTGGCGCTCGACCCGGAGCTTGTCCGTAGTGTTCCGGAAAAGCTCATCCGGCGCCACAAGGCGGTACCGCTGCGCCGGGACGGGAGTCGGCTGCGGGTGGCGATGTCGGACCCCCTGAACGTAACCGCCGTCGACGACCTCCGCCTGGTTTCAGGTTGCGAAATCGATCCGGTGCTGGCGCTGGAATCCGAGTTGGATCTGGTCATCAGAAAGCACCTGGGGTTCCCCGACCTTGAAGAGACCGCCGGTGTGTTTGACGACGTCGAGGTGGTGCGCTCCGAAGTGGTCAGCCTCAATCCCGGGGAGCCGATGGATGACGAGGCGCCTGTGGTCCGGGTGGTCAATTCGATGATTATGCAGGCGATTCGCGACGGGGCCAGCGACATGCACGTGGAGCATCTTGAAGAGCAGGTCCGGATACGGTGCCGGGTCGACGGCCTGCTGCGCGACCTTACCGTTCTGCCGCCGAAGTTCCGCTACCCGCTGGTTTCACGCCTGAAGATAATGGCCCGGCTGGACATTGCCGAGAAACGCGTGCCGCAGGACGGCCGCTTCCAGGTACGGTACCGCGGCCGGGAAATCGACTTTCGGGTGTCCACAATGCCGACGGTGTTCGGTGAGAAGGTGGTCATCCGGATCCTGGACAAGACCAGGATGATCAACCGAGTGGATAAACTGGGCTTTTCCGCCGCGAACCGGCAGCGTCTTACCGGGATACTCCGCCACCCGTACGGAATGGTGCTCATCACCGGGCCCACCGGAAGCGGAAAGACCACCACCTTGTACGCCATCCTGAGTGAACTGAACTCCCCCGCGCTCAACGTAATCACGATCGAGGATCCGGTTGAGTATATTTTGCCAGGGGTCAACCAGATCCCGATCAACCCCCGGGCCGGGCTGACTTTTTCCCGCGGACTGCGCTCCATTTTGCGCCAGGATCCCGACATCATCATGGTGGGGGAAATCAGGGACGCGGAAACGGCGGAGATCGCGGTGCGCGCGGCTACCACTGGGCACCTTGTTTTTTCTACCCTGCACACCAACAACGCGGTTGGCGCCCTGTCCCGCCTGGTGGACATCGGCATAGAGCCTTTCCTGGTCGCTTCCAGCGTGCTGGGTGTGGTGGCGCAGCGGCTGGTGCGGGTGATCTGCCCGCGCTGCCGTGAGAGTTACCACCCGGCCCCGGGCGGCCTGGAGCGGTATTTTGCGGGACAGGGTCCTGATGAAACGGTCACCCTCCACCGGGGGATGGGTTGCACCCATTGCGGCCGAACGGGCTACCGCGGCCGAACCACCATCGGCGAAGTATTGCCCCTGTCGGCCGTTCTCCGGCAGATGGTGTGCGCCCGGGCCGGCGAGGGAGAGCTGGAAAGCCAGGCCGTCCGGGAGGGGTTCATCCTGATGAAGGATGACGGTCTGGAGAAGGTGCGCCGGGGAATCACCACCGTCAGCGAAATCATGCGGGTGGCCTACGTCGACTAG
- a CDS encoding type II secretion system F family protein: MSARELALFSRQSAALIDAGVPVLRALRILTAQAPNRRLRDTLDEVAAAVERGSSLAGAFRRHPDVFPSVFTSLVEAGELGGQLNLVLERLSVHYEKEHLFREKMRSVLTYPLIVLAVAVLAVAVLTTFVLPTLAGVLTETGVPLPLLTEIVIRVSESANRYWYLVFASLTVLPVALRHLVGTPWGRDYWDRALLRIPVFGHLAGSIIIARFCRTFASLIKSGVPILQALDVLAKTVGNAGMARAIEEISANVGQGESIAVLLERSRLFPRMVTQMIVVGEETGALDKLLEKVAVYYEQDVDQTVSRLASALEPVLILAVGGVVGLIIISVLLPLLGAIAGIS, translated from the coding sequence GTGTCTGCTCGGGAACTGGCTCTGTTCTCCCGCCAGTCGGCCGCGTTGATCGACGCCGGCGTGCCTGTTTTGCGGGCGCTCCGGATTCTGACCGCCCAGGCGCCGAACAGGCGTTTGCGCGACACACTCGACGAGGTTGCCGCAGCCGTCGAACGCGGTTCCTCCCTGGCAGGGGCCTTCAGGCGCCACCCCGACGTTTTCCCGTCCGTTTTCACCAGCCTGGTGGAAGCCGGGGAACTGGGAGGCCAACTGAACCTGGTCCTGGAGCGGCTGTCCGTGCACTACGAAAAGGAACACCTGTTCCGGGAGAAGATGCGCTCGGTTCTGACGTACCCTTTGATTGTGCTGGCTGTCGCGGTCCTGGCCGTGGCGGTGCTCACGACTTTTGTGCTCCCGACTCTGGCGGGTGTCCTAACGGAAACCGGGGTACCGCTGCCCCTGTTGACCGAGATTGTGATCAGGGTCAGCGAAAGCGCCAACCGATACTGGTACCTGGTTTTCGCAAGTCTGACGGTCCTACCCGTCGCCCTGCGTCACCTGGTGGGCACACCGTGGGGGCGGGATTACTGGGACCGTGCTCTCCTGCGTATCCCCGTCTTCGGTCACCTGGCCGGGAGCATTATTATCGCCCGGTTTTGCCGGACGTTCGCCAGCCTGATCAAAAGCGGGGTGCCGATTCTGCAGGCCCTGGATGTACTGGCCAAAACAGTGGGTAATGCCGGGATGGCCCGGGCCATCGAGGAGATCTCGGCCAACGTCGGCCAAGGGGAGAGCATCGCCGTCTTGTTGGAAAGAAGCCGCCTTTTTCCGCGGATGGTCACGCAGATGATCGTCGTGGGGGAGGAAACCGGCGCCCTGGACAAACTGCTGGAAAAAGTGGCGGTCTATTATGAACAGGATGTCGACCAGACCGTTTCCAGGCTCGCCTCCGCGCTTGAGCCGGTCCTGATTCTAGCCGTGGGCGGCGTGGTCGGTCTGATCATCATCTCGGTTTTGCTGCCGCTTTTGGGGGCGATTGCGGGCATCTCGTAA
- a CDS encoding prepilin-type N-terminal cleavage/methylation domain-containing protein has product MKGLVEAASGLLRHFREREKELVKTMSGLLRKAPPGQKGFTLVEVLLVIVLIGIITAIALPRFVGHADRARTSVVLAELQSMKTVVELHYAEAGRLPAASVLDQAGTVRRVMNDGGINWGGPSGIVNPWGKPYHYATAGTRYIVYTEDNAGAPGVCHYVTDAHPPGTGPRPQGYDLAGPVPSRS; this is encoded by the coding sequence ATGAAGGGACTGGTCGAGGCAGCGTCCGGCCTGCTCCGGCATTTCCGGGAACGGGAAAAGGAGTTGGTCAAGACGATGTCCGGCCTGCTCCGTAAGGCTCCGCCCGGGCAGAAAGGGTTCACCCTCGTCGAAGTCCTGCTGGTGATAGTCCTCATCGGTATTATCACCGCCATCGCTTTGCCGCGGTTTGTCGGACACGCCGACCGGGCGCGGACGAGCGTTGTGTTGGCTGAATTGCAGTCCATGAAGACGGTGGTGGAACTCCACTACGCGGAGGCGGGCCGCCTGCCGGCGGCCAGCGTTCTTGACCAAGCCGGCACTGTGAGAAGGGTAATGAACGACGGCGGCATCAACTGGGGTGGCCCCTCTGGGATCGTCAATCCATGGGGTAAACCGTACCATTACGCCACCGCCGGAACGCGCTATATCGTCTATACCGAAGACAATGCCGGTGCTCCCGGCGTTTGCCACTACGTTACGGACGCACACCCGCCGGGCACGGGCCCCAGACCTCAGGGTTACGATTTGGCCGGTCCTGTGCCGAGCCGGTCCTGA
- a CDS encoding GspH/FimT family pseudopilin: MRTGWRVERRAGFTLVELVVVMVITVVLLGLTVPNFVKITARHQFESAARRMVADIRETRELARVENTGYEIQFLTAVERYHIKRWDSVTVRRRVQLPAQVDLVHAAFGGSGSVLRFNAYGEPNWNGTVTLKNRLTGEMRYVIVSQTGRVRVSNVPAAD; this comes from the coding sequence ATGCGGACGGGGTGGCGGGTTGAACGGCGAGCCGGTTTCACCTTGGTGGAACTGGTGGTGGTCATGGTTATCACCGTGGTTTTGCTGGGGCTGACGGTGCCGAATTTCGTCAAGATCACCGCCCGGCACCAGTTCGAGAGCGCGGCGCGCCGCATGGTCGCCGACATTCGGGAGACCCGGGAACTCGCCCGGGTGGAAAACACCGGCTACGAGATCCAGTTCCTGACGGCGGTGGAACGGTACCACATCAAGCGGTGGGACAGCGTGACCGTAAGGCGGAGAGTGCAGTTGCCGGCGCAGGTGGACTTGGTGCACGCCGCTTTCGGAGGTTCGGGTAGCGTTCTCCGGTTCAACGCTTACGGGGAACCCAATTGGAACGGGACGGTGACGCTCAAGAACCGTCTGACCGGGGAGATGCGTTACGTGATTGTAAGCCAGACCGGCCGGGTGCGGGTGAGTAATGTACCGGCGGCGGACTGA
- a CDS encoding type IV pilus modification PilV family protein — translation MYRRRTEWRYHRNQAGLTLLEVLLAAVILGLAAVSVFNLLVVTRQLQTDARQHMEALRTAESVLESYKARPYSDIARPGEELDDQVVVAVAERAGLKVVTVTVFYPAGEGVKSVSLTLERGPR, via the coding sequence ATGTACCGGCGGCGGACTGAATGGCGGTACCATCGGAATCAGGCCGGCCTAACCCTGCTGGAGGTCCTGCTGGCGGCGGTCATTCTGGGTTTGGCGGCCGTCTCGGTTTTCAACCTGCTTGTGGTCACCAGACAACTCCAAACTGATGCCCGGCAGCACATGGAGGCCCTGCGGACGGCGGAATCGGTGTTGGAGTCTTACAAAGCCCGGCCTTACAGCGATATTGCCCGGCCCGGAGAAGAACTTGACGATCAGGTGGTGGTGGCGGTGGCGGAACGCGCCGGCCTCAAGGTGGTCACGGTGACGGTTTTCTATCCGGCGGGGGAAGGCGTGAAGTCTGTCTCGCTGACCCTGGAGCGCGGACCCCGTTGA
- a CDS encoding PilW family protein, which produces MACERGLTLVEAVVAALLMTLVMVAVLGLYGRAVVYWKRSEAVADLEDHLRVSLNTLGSDLRNARTLNWLTGPPTRIQPGVAATDLFELVVPKRTVPWETETIRYSWAATGTGDTRNVLRRKVGSAVPQPIAHHITGIEVDMDAGNGLEARGLVLVTLRAEKEYRGQPVAAEVTGRFQIRVVD; this is translated from the coding sequence TTGGCCTGTGAGCGGGGCTTGACGCTCGTGGAAGCGGTGGTTGCGGCCCTGCTGATGACGCTCGTGATGGTCGCGGTGCTGGGTCTTTACGGAAGGGCGGTTGTCTACTGGAAACGAAGTGAAGCGGTCGCCGATCTGGAAGACCACTTACGCGTTTCCCTGAACACCCTGGGATCCGACCTCCGGAACGCGCGCACCCTGAACTGGCTGACCGGGCCCCCCACCCGGATTCAACCCGGAGTGGCGGCGACCGACCTTTTTGAGCTGGTGGTGCCTAAGAGAACAGTGCCCTGGGAAACGGAAACCATTCGTTACTCCTGGGCGGCCACCGGTACCGGGGATACGAGAAATGTGCTCCGGCGCAAGGTGGGTTCAGCCGTTCCACAACCTATTGCCCACCACATCACCGGGATCGAGGTTGACATGGACGCCGGAAACGGATTGGAGGCGCGGGGGCTGGTGCTGGTAACCCTGCGGGCTGAAAAGGAATACCGGGGTCAGCCCGTAGCGGCCGAGGTGACCGGCAGGTTCCAAATCCGGGTGGTGGACTGA
- the pilM gene encoding pilus assembly protein PilM — MDLGTHEIKVVRMAHNGNRPVVLGCASVPAPSGAQPGGPNRPEMAAALEEALQAAGAAEGANGLVTAIGGGRVIARNILLPVMPEREFEAAVRWEAERHIPVPPDELVIRHVRLGEVVTDGVAQFHVLLVGAPRKLVQDYDTLFRETGRVLNAVDLQSLALWRLFFGFQPERTQPGTVILLDIGANHTEFVVVQDGSFRYSRSLPGGAGSLTGAFPSSPGTGPATEREQNGNLEPEEYAGGAFWREAGPEYAAGLEGGELLSNIRRSIDWYQSRNRGRRVERVIVSGGGSRKAGLTGYLAGQLGLPVDTGRARVSFPGAGEGEFDRKFAVAAGLALREMVR; from the coding sequence GTGGATCTAGGCACCCACGAGATCAAGGTGGTTCGGATGGCGCATAACGGCAACCGTCCGGTTGTTTTGGGGTGCGCTTCGGTTCCCGCCCCTTCCGGCGCCCAACCGGGCGGGCCGAACCGGCCGGAAATGGCGGCGGCGCTCGAGGAGGCCCTGCAGGCCGCCGGCGCGGCCGAGGGTGCGAACGGGCTCGTAACCGCCATCGGTGGAGGCCGAGTGATTGCAAGAAACATCCTCCTGCCCGTCATGCCGGAAAGGGAGTTTGAGGCCGCCGTGCGGTGGGAGGCGGAACGGCATATTCCCGTGCCCCCGGACGAACTGGTCATCCGGCACGTACGCCTGGGGGAAGTCGTGACGGATGGGGTGGCCCAGTTTCATGTCCTCCTGGTGGGAGCGCCCCGGAAACTGGTTCAGGATTACGACACCCTTTTCCGGGAGACGGGGCGGGTGCTGAACGCCGTGGATTTACAATCTCTGGCCCTGTGGCGGCTGTTTTTCGGTTTTCAACCGGAACGGACTCAACCCGGAACGGTGATTCTGCTGGATATCGGGGCCAACCACACGGAATTCGTGGTCGTTCAGGACGGCAGCTTCCGGTATTCCCGCTCGCTGCCGGGCGGCGCCGGCAGCCTGACCGGGGCGTTTCCCAGCTCTCCGGGGACCGGCCCGGCAACGGAGCGTGAGCAGAATGGGAACCTGGAACCGGAGGAGTACGCCGGTGGGGCTTTCTGGCGGGAAGCGGGGCCGGAGTATGCCGCGGGGCTTGAGGGCGGGGAACTCCTGTCCAATATCAGGCGCTCGATCGACTGGTATCAGAGCCGCAACCGGGGGCGGCGAGTGGAGCGGGTTATCGTTTCCGGAGGCGGCAGCCGGAAGGCCGGCTTGACCGGCTACCTCGCCGGGCAGCTGGGGCTCCCCGTCGATACGGGCCGCGCCCGGGTTTCATTCCCCGGTGCGGGGGAAGGGGAGTTCGACCGGAAGTTCGCGGTGGCGGCGGGACTGGCGCTGCGGGAGATGGTGCGCTGA
- a CDS encoding PilN domain-containing protein, which produces MYRVNLLTPEAEGSAYVRRSAGLWTWTGRAAALLLAVGYGLFLLAFHMSGLQLMRQQSALELLEPEIRAALELRADRERAEARLGAWREAANHGGEWVDVLGQVTGALPADVWLTSLRLVRGEEDTDRPGRPGAAMVRLEGAGGSLSSVGLFLHSLQRRPCFSSAQLQTARESKDGVLVFAIDLRLAGDGRGVAFE; this is translated from the coding sequence ATGTACAGAGTGAATCTCCTGACTCCTGAAGCCGAGGGATCGGCCTATGTGCGCCGCTCCGCAGGGCTTTGGACCTGGACCGGGCGTGCAGCCGCCCTGCTCCTGGCGGTTGGTTATGGGCTGTTCCTGCTGGCGTTTCATATGTCCGGGCTGCAGCTGATGCGGCAGCAGTCCGCCCTTGAACTCCTGGAACCGGAGATCCGGGCGGCCCTGGAACTGCGCGCGGACAGGGAGCGGGCGGAGGCCAGGCTTGGGGCTTGGCGGGAAGCAGCAAACCACGGAGGGGAATGGGTCGACGTGCTCGGACAGGTGACCGGCGCTCTGCCCGCGGATGTCTGGCTGACCTCCTTGCGCCTCGTCCGCGGGGAAGAGGACACCGACCGGCCGGGACGACCGGGGGCGGCGATGGTGCGGCTTGAGGGCGCCGGCGGTTCGCTGTCCTCGGTGGGGTTGTTCCTGCACAGCCTGCAGCGGCGGCCCTGTTTTTCGAGTGCCCAACTGCAAACGGCAAGGGAAAGCAAAGACGGCGTTTTGGTTTTTGCCATCGATCTGAGACTGGCGGGAGACGGCCGTGGGGTCGCGTTTGAGTGA
- a CDS encoding type 4a pilus biogenesis protein PilO — MGSRLSERARKTVIVLGAALVVGCFFLYVLKPQLDGFVDTRRKIRGLERELAAAEEVLAAQAAHRVALQKARAELRHLQRRFSADVTDGMMMAEIGAKAAAAGVDVVHFQPREVAEGEHLLEFPVKIGVRGDFPNVLTFMELLRSLPNTAQIREFAIHRERKPEAGRVWADFLLVIYSEKNPTRARDLSAGDQGLRDNPFEPAASAGITDGGLQGSGFAVDQPAYPFSEPDVK; from the coding sequence GTGGGGTCGCGTTTGAGTGAGCGGGCCAGGAAAACGGTGATCGTACTGGGCGCGGCCCTGGTGGTCGGGTGCTTTTTCTTGTACGTGCTCAAACCCCAGTTGGACGGTTTCGTCGACACCCGGCGCAAGATCCGGGGCCTGGAACGGGAGTTGGCAGCGGCCGAGGAGGTACTGGCTGCGCAGGCGGCGCACCGGGTAGCGCTTCAGAAAGCCCGGGCGGAACTCCGTCATTTGCAGCGCCGGTTTTCGGCCGACGTCACCGACGGGATGATGATGGCCGAAATCGGGGCCAAGGCGGCCGCCGCCGGGGTGGACGTTGTACACTTTCAGCCGCGGGAGGTGGCGGAAGGCGAACACCTGCTGGAGTTTCCCGTCAAAATCGGGGTGCGGGGTGACTTCCCGAATGTGCTGACGTTCATGGAACTGCTCCGGAGTCTGCCCAACACCGCGCAAATCCGTGAGTTCGCGATCCACAGGGAGCGGAAACCGGAAGCCGGGCGGGTGTGGGCCGACTTTCTGCTGGTGATATACTCCGAGAAGAACCCCACCCGGGCCAGGGACTTGAGTGCGGGGGACCAGGGTTTGCGCGACAACCCGTTTGAACCGGCGGCTTCGGCCGGTATCACGGATGGTGGCCTTCAGGGTTCCGGCTTTGCTGTTGATCAACCTGCCTATCCGTTCTCCGAACCGGACGTCAAGTGA